From the genome of Pseudomonas sp. FP453:
GCACGGTATGACCCAGGTGAAGGTCCGGCGCAGTCGGGTCAAAGCCGGCTTTAATACGCAGGGGCTGGCCACGCTTGAGCTTTTCGATCAGCTCCGCTTCGACCAACAGTTCTTCCGCACCACGTTTTATCAGCGCTAGCTGCTCTTCAACCGACTTCATAACAGACCCGCAAGGCTCAGATTCAAAAGGGAACCAACCATACAAGATCAGGGACTAATTACAAGTTTTGCCCTGCGCACGGACACCGTTCAGCAAGCCCAGCGTTCGCGAGCTTGCGCCACAGATGATTTGGTTATATTTTATACAGTTATTTCATCTTCATCATGTCATTCATCTTTTCCATTTCATCTTCAAAGTCAAAATTACTTATGACCACTGAACCGTCTAAAGCGCCGCCGCTTTACCCGAAGACCCACCTGCTCGCCGCAAGTGGTATCGCCGCTCTTCTCAGCCTGGCACTCCTGGTATTCCCTTCCAGTGACGTAGAAGCCAAACGAACATCCCTGAGCCTTGAGCTGGAAAGTCCAGTTGAACAACTGACACAAGATCAAGACGCTTCCGACGCGCAACAAGCCACAAACGCACCTACCGAATCACCCTTCGCCCAGATAGACGGCAGTCCTGAAGAGACCCAGCAAGCAGCCCAGGAGCAACCTGCGCCTGCAGCCAATGCGGCCAAGAACCCGCAACACCGCGAAGTAATCGTGGCCAAGGGCGACACGCTCTCGACCCTGTTCGAGAAGGTCGGCCTGCCGTCAGCCACAGTTAACGAAGTCCTGGCCAGCGATAAACAAGCCAAGCAGTTCACCCAGCTCAAGCACGGCCAGAAACTGGAGTTCGAACTGACACCTGACGGCCAACTGCACAACCTGCACAGCAACGTCAGCGACCTGGAAAGCATCACCCTGACCAAGGGCGCCAAAGGTTTCGCCTTCAACCGCATCACCACCAAGCCCGTTATGCGTTCCGCCTATTCCCACGGCGTGATCAACAGTTCCCTGTCGCAATCGGCCGCCCGCGCCGGCCTGTCCCACAGCATGACCATGGACATGGCCAGCGTGTTTGGCTACGACATCGACTTCGCCCAGGACATCCGCCAAGGCGACGAATTCGACGTGATCTACGAGCAGAAGGTCGCCAACGGCAAAGTGGTCGGCACCGGCAACATCCTCTCTGCGCGCTTCACCAACCGCGGCAAGACCTACACCGCCGTGCGCTACACCAACAAACAAGGCAACAGCAGTTACTACACCGCTGATGGCAACAGCATGCGCAAAGCCTTCATCCGCACCCCCGTGGACTTCGCTCGCATTAGCTCGCGTTTCTCCATGGGCCGCAAGCACCCAATTCTGAACAAAATCCGCGCCCACAAAGGCGTCGACTACGCCGCCCCGCGCGGTACGCCGATCAAGGCTGCGGGTGACGGTAAAGTCCTGCTGGCCGGTCGTCGCGGCGGTTATGGCAACACCGTGATCATCCAGCACGGCAACACCTACCGTACGCTTTATGGCCACATGCAAGGCTTCGCCAAGGGCGTGCAGACTGGCGGCACCGTGAAGCAAGGCCAGGTGATCGGCTACATCGGCACCACTGGCCTGTCCACCGGCCCGCACTTGCACTACGAGTTCCAGGTCAACGGCGTACACGTCGACCCACTGGGCCAGAAGCTGCCGATGGCTGACCCGATCGCCAAGGCCGAACGCGCGCGCTTCATGCAACAGAGCCAGCCACTGATGGCACGCATGGACCAGGAGCGCTCCACCCTGCTGGCCTCGGCGAAGCGTTAAGGTATGTCGCTCTATATCGGTGTGATGTCCGGGACCAGCCTCGATGGCCTGGATATCGCCCTGATCAAACAGGACCTGGCGATCGAGCTGATCGCCACTCACTACATTCCCATGCCCGCCGCCCTGCGCACCGAGCTACTCGGCCTGTGCGCCAGCGGCCCGGATGAGATCGCCCGTTCGGCCATCGCCCAACAACACTGGGTGACGCTTGCCGCCCAAGGCATCCACGCCCTGCTCGACCAGCAAAACCTCAAGCCCGAGGATATTCGCGCGATCGGCAGCCACGGCCAGACCATCCGCCATGAGCCCGCTCGCGGCTTTACCGTGCAGATCGGCAACCCTGCCCTGCTCACCGAGCTGACAGGCATCACCGTGGTCAGCGATTTCCGCAGCCGCGACGTCGCCGCCGGTGGCCAAGGCGCCCCGTTGGTTCCGGCCTTTCACGAAGCGCTGTTTGGTGAACGCACCGGCAATCGCGCGGTATTGAACGTAGGAGGCTTCAGCAACCTCAGCCTGATCGAGACTGGCAAGCCCGTAGCCGGCTTCGACTGCGGTCCAGGCAATGTGCTGCTGGATGCCTGGATTCATGAACAACGCGGCGAACACTTCGACCGTGATGGCCAATGGGCGGCCAGCGGCACTATCGCACCCCAGCTACTCAACGCCCTGCTCAGCGATCCCTTCTTCCTGACCAAGGGCCCTAAAAGCACCGGCCGCGAAGTCTTCAACCTGGGATGGCTGCAACAACACCTTGGCCGCTTGCCCGTATTCGCGCACCAGGACGTCCAGGCCACTTTGCTGGAGCTGACCGCCCTGACCATCGTCGAGTCCCTGCAAACCGCCCAACCCCAGACCGAAACCCTGCTGGTCTGCGGTGGTGGCGCGCACAACTCGACATTGATGAATCGCCTGGCGGCGCTACTCCCCTCGACTCAAGTCAGCAGCACCGCAACCCATGGCGTAGACCCTGACTGGGTCGAAGCGATGGCCTTCGCCTGGCTCGCCCACTGCTGCCTTGAGGGTATCGCCGCCAACCGCCCCAGCGTTACCGGCGCGCGCGGGCTTCGAGTGCTAGGCGCGATCTACCCCGCCTGAGCCCCAGACAGCAAAACGCCGCTTGGCCTATGAAAGCCAAGCGGCGTTTTTGTATCCGCTGTCGATCAGATCGAGAACGACGACCCGCAACCACAGGTGGTGGTGGCATTAGGGTTCTTAATCACGAAACGCGAACCTTCCAGACCTTCCTGGTAATCCACCTCGGCACCTGCCAAGTACTGGAAGCTCATCGGGTCCACGACCAGGCTCACGCCTTCGCGCTCGACGATGGTGTCGTCATCGGCCACATCTTCATCGAAGGTAAAACCGTACTGAAACCCTGAACAACCGCCGCCCGTAACAAATACGCGCAGCTTCAAGCGATCATTACCCTCTTCATCGACCAGGCTCTTCACCTTGTGCGCAGCACCGTGGGTGAATTGCAAAGCCGTGGGGGTGAAGGACTCAACGCTCATGCTGATAATCTCCCGGCGTACCGCCGCCATATGCGTAATGGCGGGCATTATCCGCTTCTCCTAGAAAAGCGGTCAACTATTGTTACGGTATATCAATCTGCGTGGCGGCCATTAAAAACACAAAAGGCCCGATCAACGGGCCTTTTGCGCAACCACCTAAATGCCTTAAGGCAACATGCCCGCGTGGGACAAGCCCAGCTTCTCATCCAGGCCGAACAAGATGTTCATGTTCTGCACCGCCTGGCCCGACGCGCCCTTGACCAGGTTATCGATCACCGATAACACCACCACCAGGTCGCCGTCCTGTGGACGGTGCACGGCGATACGGCACACGTTGGCACCGCGCACGCTACGGGTTTCCGGATGGCTGCCCGCCGGCATCACATCGACGAACGGTTCGTTGGCATAACGCTTTTCAAACAGCGCCTGCAGGTCCACCGAGCGATCGACCACGGTCGCGTACAACGTGGAGTGAATGCCACGGATCATCGGGGTCAGGTGCGGCACAAACGTCAGCCCCACATCCGTGCCAGCCGCGCGACGCAGCCCTTGGCGGATTTCCGGCAAGTGACGATGCCCTTTTACTGCATAGGCCTTCATGCTTTCCGACGTCTCGGAATACAGCGAACCTACCGCAGCACCACGACCGGCGCCGCTGACGCCCGACTTGCAGTCAGCGATCAAACGCGATGCATCCGCCAGCCCGGCTTCCAGCAACGGCAGGAAACCCAACTGCGTAGCGGTCGGATAGCAACCCGGCACCGCAATCAGGCGCGCCTGCTTGATCTGCTCACGATTGACTTCCGGCAGGCCGTATACCGCTTCTTCAAGCAGCTCCGGGGCGCCGTGAGGCTGGCCGTACCACTTGGCCCACTCATCGGCGTCTTGCAAACGGAAATCCGCCGACAGGTCGATGACCTTGGTACCCGCTGCCAGCAACTCACCGGCCAGTGCATGGGCAACCCCGTGCGGCGTGGCGAAGAACACCACATCGCAGGCGCCCAGCGTCTTGATGTCCGGCACGCTGAACGCCAGGCCGTCATAGTGGCCTCGCAGGTTCGGGTACATATCGGCCACGGCCAGCCCAGCCTCGGATCGGGAAGTGATGACCACCACCTCAGCCTGCGGATGCTGAGCCAACAGACGCAGCAATTCGACACCGGTGTAACCCGTGCCGCCGACGATACCGACCTTGACCATAAACCTGCCCTCAACGAACCCACTGGAAAGCCGACGATAATAGGGGCGGTATCGTCCTGCGACAACCGTCAACGTGACGTACGGGCGCATGAGCCACTACTATCGCCCCTACCGTGAACCTGGGAATAACTAAAAATGCTTTATCTATGGGTCAAAGCCTTCCACATCATCAGCATCGTCTGCTGGTTTGCCGGGCTGTTCTACCTGCCGCGCCTGTTCGTCTACCACGCGCAAAGCGAGGATACCGTCAGCAAGGAACGCTTCAGCCTGATGGAGCGCAAGCTGTATCGCGGCATCATGGGCCCGGCGAGTGTGGCCACGCTGCTGTTTGGCGGCTGGCTGATCTACCTGAACCCGAGCATCTTTCACTCGGGCGGCTGGATCCACGCCAAGCTCACCCTGGTCGTGCTGCTGATCGGCTACCACCACATGTGCGGCGCGCAGGTAAAACGCTTTGCCCGTGGCGAAAACACCCGCAGCCATGTCTTTTATCGCTGGTTCAATGAAGTCCCGGTTCTGATATTGCTGGCTATCGTAATTTTGGTCGTGGTCAAACCGTTCTAACTTCAATCACACGGGGTAACTCCAATGTCGCTGCCCGCTTTGCTTGAACAACGTCTGCGCCTGCCGGTAGTGGTCGCGCCGATGTTTCTGATTTCCAATCCGCAACTGGTACTGGCCTGCTGCCGCAATGGCGTCGTCGGGAGCTTCCCGGCGCTCAACCAGCGCGAAAGCAGTGGTTTCAAAGCCTGGCTGGAAGAAATCGAAGCGGGCCTGGCGCAATTGGACAACCCCGCGCCCTACGCCGTGAACCTGATCGTGCACCACAGCAACCCGCGGCTGGAGGCCGACCTGGCGATCTGCGTCGAGCACAAGGTGCCGATTGTCATCACCAGCCTCGGCGCGGTGAAGGAACTGGTCGATGCCGTGCACAGCTATGGCGGCCTGGTCTTCCACGACGTGACCACCCGGCGCCATGCCGAGAAAGCCGCTGAAGCCGGCGTGGATGGGCTGATCGCCGTGGCCGCCGGCGCCGGTGGCCATGCGGGCACCTGGAGCCCGTTCGCGCTGATCGCCGAGATCCGGCAGTTCTTCGACAAAACCCTGCTGCTGGCCGGTTGCCTCAACCATGGGCACGAGGTTCTCGCGGCCCAATTGCTGGGAGCGGACCTGGCGTATTTCGGCACGCGGTTTATCGGCACCACCGAAAGCCACGCCCCGGATGCCTATAAAGAGATGCTGCTCACAGCGCGCGCCGCCGACATCGTGCACACTCCCGCAGTCTCCGGCGTGCCCGCCAGCTTTATGCGCCAGAGCCTGGAGAACGCCGGTTTCGACCTCGCTGCGCTGCAAGGCAAAGGTGAGGTCAACTTCGGTTCCAAGCTCAAGCCATTAAGCGACGAAGCCAAGGCCTGGAAGACCGTCTGGTCGGCCGGCCAAGGCGTCGGCGAGATCGACGACCTGCCAGGCGTCGATGAACTCGTTGCCCGCCTGGATGCCGAATACCGCAAGGCACGCGAACAGGCGGTACAATTGCGCTGGCCACGCTGAACCCACCGCAAGGCCTGCCGCTTGAGCAGGCCTGCATTACCTCCCCGATTAAGTGACAAGGAAGCCCGCATGAGCGACAACCGTTTCAAGATTGTGTTTGATGGAGCCTTGCTCCCGGGGGTCGAAAGCACCACTGCCAAACTGAACCTGGCCGAGCTGTTCAAAAGCGAAGTCGAGGCGATCGAGAAGCTCTTTACCGGCCGCACGGTCGCGCTGAAACGCGACCTGTCCCGCCCGGATGCCGAAACCTATCTCAATGCGCTGAAAAACGCCGGGGTCGATGCCCGCATCGAAGCCGAGCAGCCCGTCGCATTCAGCCTTGCCGAAACCCATGAGACCGATTCGACTGCGCCTGGCGCATCCCCCTACGCACCGCCGCGTGCTGCCGTAGGTGATGACTTGCCGGAGTACGCCACCCTCAACGTATTCACCCTCAACGGCCGTATTGGCCGCCTGCGCTACCTGGCGTGGATGTTGGTGATGAGTGTCGCGATGCTCTTTGCGGCCGGCATTATCATTACCGTGGGTGCCGCCATATCGGTCGCCTCGCCGTTGGTCGCCATGATTGTCGGCCCGCTGCTGTGGCTCGCGCTGATCGTCGCGATGTTCTGGATCAGCATACTCATCAGCGTGCAGCGCTTGCATGACCTGGGCTGGTCCGGATGGTTGTACGCGCTGAACCTGGTGCCGGTCGTCAACACCGTCTTCGCCATTCTGCTGCTGGTGCTTCCAGGCAACGCCGGTGCCAACCAGTACGGCGCACCGCCACCGCGCAACTCGACCGCGGTAAAAGTCCTGGCCACGCTGTGGCTGGCGTTTATTCCCGTGATGCTTGCCATCATGGTCACGTTGAGCATGTACGGCTACCTCGACCAACTCGGCGCCAACATCGACAGCAGCTACGAAAGCAGCTCCATCACCTCCGATGCCGACACCGACCAGAGCGTGATCGTTGAGGAAGACGACGCGCAAAGTGCTGACGAAGCAGCCGAACCTGTAGACTCTCCAGAACAGTAAGAAACGCCCGCCGCCTGTGATGCCTCTGTCACAGGCTCGGCGGCGTTGCGATGGAGAAAGGCATGACCCGTTACGCTCTGATCACCGGTGCCTCCAGCGGCATCGGCCTGGCTTTGGCCGAAGCCCTGGCCCGCCGCGGCCGCAGCTTGATTCTGGTGGCCCGCCAGCGTGATCAGTTGCAAAGCATTGCACTCGAATTGACTCAACGTTTCGGCGTCGAGGTGCTGTTTCGTGCCTGCGACCTGGGTGAGCCGCTGCGTTTGTCCGGGTTCCTGCTGGAGCTTGAAGAAGGCGAACGGCAGATCGACCTGCTGGTCAACTGTGCCGGCATCGGCACCAGCGGTCCGTTCCTGGCCCAGGACTGGATGACCGAGCAAGACCTGATCGAAGTCAACATCCTCGCCCTGACCCGCATGTGCCACGCCCTCGGCAACTCCATGGCGCTGCACGGTGGCGGGCAGATCCTCAACGTCGCCTCGGTGGCCGCCTTTCAGCCCGGCCCGTGGATGAGCAGCTACTACGCCAGCAAGGCCTACGTGCTGCACTTCTCCGAAGGCTTGCGCGAAGAACTGAAGACCTGCGGCATCAAGGTCTCCGTACTCTGCCCCGGCCCGACACGCACCGCGTTCTTCGGCACCGCGCAAATGGACACCGCCAAGCTCGACCGCAGTGAAAAACTGATGAGCCCGGAAGAAGTGGCCCTGTTCACCGTGCGCGCCCTGGAAAAGAACAAAGCCATCA
Proteins encoded in this window:
- the argC gene encoding N-acetyl-gamma-glutamyl-phosphate reductase → MVKVGIVGGTGYTGVELLRLLAQHPQAEVVVITSRSEAGLAVADMYPNLRGHYDGLAFSVPDIKTLGACDVVFFATPHGVAHALAGELLAAGTKVIDLSADFRLQDADEWAKWYGQPHGAPELLEEAVYGLPEVNREQIKQARLIAVPGCYPTATQLGFLPLLEAGLADASRLIADCKSGVSGAGRGAAVGSLYSETSESMKAYAVKGHRHLPEIRQGLRRAAGTDVGLTFVPHLTPMIRGIHSTLYATVVDRSVDLQALFEKRYANEPFVDVMPAGSHPETRSVRGANVCRIAVHRPQDGDLVVVLSVIDNLVKGASGQAVQNMNILFGLDEKLGLSHAGMLP
- a CDS encoding SDR family oxidoreductase; translated protein: MTRYALITGASSGIGLALAEALARRGRSLILVARQRDQLQSIALELTQRFGVEVLFRACDLGEPLRLSGFLLELEEGERQIDLLVNCAGIGTSGPFLAQDWMTEQDLIEVNILALTRMCHALGNSMALHGGGQILNVASVAAFQPGPWMSSYYASKAYVLHFSEGLREELKTCGIKVSVLCPGPTRTAFFGTAQMDTAKLDRSEKLMSPEEVALFTVRALEKNKAIIIPGRRNRWLAFSPRFSPRWLTRKIAGAINKAYCPR
- a CDS encoding peptidoglycan DD-metalloendopeptidase family protein, whose protein sequence is MTTEPSKAPPLYPKTHLLAASGIAALLSLALLVFPSSDVEAKRTSLSLELESPVEQLTQDQDASDAQQATNAPTESPFAQIDGSPEETQQAAQEQPAPAANAAKNPQHREVIVAKGDTLSTLFEKVGLPSATVNEVLASDKQAKQFTQLKHGQKLEFELTPDGQLHNLHSNVSDLESITLTKGAKGFAFNRITTKPVMRSAYSHGVINSSLSQSAARAGLSHSMTMDMASVFGYDIDFAQDIRQGDEFDVIYEQKVANGKVVGTGNILSARFTNRGKTYTAVRYTNKQGNSSYYTADGNSMRKAFIRTPVDFARISSRFSMGRKHPILNKIRAHKGVDYAAPRGTPIKAAGDGKVLLAGRRGGYGNTVIIQHGNTYRTLYGHMQGFAKGVQTGGTVKQGQVIGYIGTTGLSTGPHLHYEFQVNGVHVDPLGQKLPMADPIAKAERARFMQQSQPLMARMDQERSTLLASAKR
- the hemJ gene encoding protoporphyrinogen oxidase HemJ, which encodes MLYLWVKAFHIISIVCWFAGLFYLPRLFVYHAQSEDTVSKERFSLMERKLYRGIMGPASVATLLFGGWLIYLNPSIFHSGGWIHAKLTLVVLLIGYHHMCGAQVKRFARGENTRSHVFYRWFNEVPVLILLAIVILVVVKPF
- a CDS encoding anhydro-N-acetylmuramic acid kinase, with protein sequence MSLYIGVMSGTSLDGLDIALIKQDLAIELIATHYIPMPAALRTELLGLCASGPDEIARSAIAQQHWVTLAAQGIHALLDQQNLKPEDIRAIGSHGQTIRHEPARGFTVQIGNPALLTELTGITVVSDFRSRDVAAGGQGAPLVPAFHEALFGERTGNRAVLNVGGFSNLSLIETGKPVAGFDCGPGNVLLDAWIHEQRGEHFDRDGQWAASGTIAPQLLNALLSDPFFLTKGPKSTGREVFNLGWLQQHLGRLPVFAHQDVQATLLELTALTIVESLQTAQPQTETLLVCGGGAHNSTLMNRLAALLPSTQVSSTATHGVDPDWVEAMAFAWLAHCCLEGIAANRPSVTGARGLRVLGAIYPA
- a CDS encoding DUF805 domain-containing protein, encoding MSDNRFKIVFDGALLPGVESTTAKLNLAELFKSEVEAIEKLFTGRTVALKRDLSRPDAETYLNALKNAGVDARIEAEQPVAFSLAETHETDSTAPGASPYAPPRAAVGDDLPEYATLNVFTLNGRIGRLRYLAWMLVMSVAMLFAAGIIITVGAAISVASPLVAMIVGPLLWLALIVAMFWISILISVQRLHDLGWSGWLYALNLVPVVNTVFAILLLVLPGNAGANQYGAPPPRNSTAVKVLATLWLAFIPVMLAIMVTLSMYGYLDQLGANIDSSYESSSITSDADTDQSVIVEEDDAQSADEAAEPVDSPEQ
- the erpA gene encoding iron-sulfur cluster insertion protein ErpA, with translation MSVESFTPTALQFTHGAAHKVKSLVDEEGNDRLKLRVFVTGGGCSGFQYGFTFDEDVADDDTIVEREGVSLVVDPMSFQYLAGAEVDYQEGLEGSRFVIKNPNATTTCGCGSSFSI
- a CDS encoding nitronate monooxygenase family protein yields the protein MSLPALLEQRLRLPVVVAPMFLISNPQLVLACCRNGVVGSFPALNQRESSGFKAWLEEIEAGLAQLDNPAPYAVNLIVHHSNPRLEADLAICVEHKVPIVITSLGAVKELVDAVHSYGGLVFHDVTTRRHAEKAAEAGVDGLIAVAAGAGGHAGTWSPFALIAEIRQFFDKTLLLAGCLNHGHEVLAAQLLGADLAYFGTRFIGTTESHAPDAYKEMLLTARAADIVHTPAVSGVPASFMRQSLENAGFDLAALQGKGEVNFGSKLKPLSDEAKAWKTVWSAGQGVGEIDDLPGVDELVARLDAEYRKAREQAVQLRWPR